The nucleotide window CTCTCCCTGAGCACGCAGCCCTTCGGTGGCGATCTCCAGGAGGTCGGCGCCCGCCTCGAGCGCGGTCCCTTCCTTCAGGGGGGCCTTGGTACCGAGACGTCCCGCCTGCAGGTGAAATTCCTGCCGCGCGGCCTCGTCGAGATCCGCCACGAGGCTCCAGGCTTCGCGCAAGGCCGCCGCATCATAGAGGATCCCTTTCCACAGGGCCACCTGGGCCACCGCCAGCGCCGGGTGAGAGGAATCCCCGCCACGGATCTCCATGTGCTGCTTGAGGCGCACCTCGGGGAAGAGCGTCGTCAGGTGCAGCTGAAAATCCGCGAGCGTGGCGCGATGCCCCTGGAAGCCGTCCTCCAGGAAGCGGCGGAAAGGG belongs to Candidatus Polarisedimenticolia bacterium and includes:
- a CDS encoding glutamate-cysteine ligase family protein, producing SWIWQHTDPARCGLLPFVFREDASFSDYLDYALDVPTMFILRGGSFLPLGGLPFRRFLEDGFQGHRATLADFQLHLTTLFPEVRLKQHMEIRGGDSSHPALAVAQVALWKGILYDAAALREAWSLVADLDEAARQEFHLQAGRLGTKAPLKEGTALEAGADLLEIATEGLRAQGEPAEMLDPLAELVRERRTSPAALLEQRWLGEWKQQPRLLVQECSRITLKALEAPGGDLAEDY